GGTGGCGGAGTGGCGAGCGACGAAGCCGAGCTTTCGTATCGATCCGCTCGCGCTGTCACGCGGCGAGCCGGTGGTTGAACAGGCCGTTGAATTCGCGGCAAAGCACGCCGATGAACCCGTGCTGATCTACGCCACATCCACGCCTGACGAAGTCAAGGCCGTGCAGAAGGAACTTGGCGTGGAGAAAGCGGGGTATCTGGTTGAACAAGCGTTGGCATTGATTGCAAGCGGGCTTCGCGATGTGGGCGTGCGGAAATTTGTTGTCGCGGGCGGCGAGACGTCCGGCGCGGTCGTGCAGGCGCTTGGCGTGAAGTCACTGCGGATTGGCGCCCAGATCGATCCGGGCGTGCCGGCGACGCAGTCTATCGGCGAAGAACCGCTGGCGCTCGCATTGAAGTCGGGCAATTTCGGCACGAAGGATTTCTTCGCGAAGGCGCTGAAGTCTCTTGAAGGAGCTGCGTGATCATGGCGACCAATGAGAATCGCATTCGCGAGGAAATTTGCGAGACGGGCGCGAGTCTTTATGAGCGTCGTTATACGGTTGGCACTGCCGGGAACATCAGTGCGCGACTTGACGACGGCTGGCTGATCACGCCGACCGATGCCTGCCTCGGACGCCTCGATCCGGCCGATATCGCCAAGGTCGATGCATCAGGCAATCACGTGTCTGGCGGTAAGCCATCGAAGACGTTGGCGCTGCATCGCAAGATCTACGAGAACAATTCCTACACGCACGGGATTGTCCACACGCACTCCACGCATCTGGTCGCTTTGACGCTTACCGATATCTGGCGCCGCGACGACGTCTTGCCGCCGATCACGCCGTACTACGTGATGAAGGTCGGCCATGTGCCGTTGATCGCGTACCGGCGTCCTGGCGACCCCATTGTCGCGGAACAAGTCGCGGCGCTTGCGTCGAAGGTGCGTGCCGTCCTGCTGGAAAGGCTGGGGCCGGTTGTCTGGGAAAAATCGGTCAGCCATGCGTCGTATGTGCTGGAAGAGCTTGAGGAAACCGCACGGCTTTGGCTTCTCGCGCGTTCGACGAACGCACCGCTTCCTGAGCCGCTCGACGAGACGGACATCGACGATCTGCGCAAGACCTTCAACGCGCGCTGGTAGCGCCCGGGGCCTCATGCCTATCTATCGGCAATCTCGCGGTCTTTGCCAGCCCTTATGTGATTGGTTACCTGAAGGACCTCATGCACAGCACGGCGACGGGCATGGTCGTGCTCGCCGGCATGCTTGTGATCGGTGCCATTGCCACGTGGCTCGAGCTTTGCCAAGCTCGTGAATCGCTGAACTCATTCAAGGAGTCGATGTTATGCCCCGTTTTGCCGCCAATCTCACGATGATGTACACCGAACACGCGTTCCTCGACCGTTTCGCGGCTGCAGCGAAGGATGGGTTCAAGGCCGTGGAGTTCCTGTTCCCCTATGACTTCGCCGCAGCCGAAATCAAAGCGCGACTCGGCGAACATGGCCTCACGCAGGCCTTGTTCAACGCGCCACCGGGCGACTGGGCGGCGGGCGAACGCGGGATCGCTTCGCTGCCGGGACGCGAGGAAGAATTCGCGCGTGCACTCGATAAAGCGCTGGAATATACCGCCGTACTCGGCAACGAGACCTTGCATGTAATGGCGGGTCTCATCACGCCGGAACAGTCGCGCGAAAAACATCGCGCGGTGTATCTGAAGAGCCTCGAACTGGCCGCGAACGCAGCACGCGCAGCGGGCATTACGATCGTTATCGAACCGATCAATACCCGCGACATCCCCGGTTTTTTCCTCAACCGCCAGGACGAAGCGCAAGCGATCTGCGAAGAGATCGGCGCGCCAAACCTCAAGGTGCAATTCGATTGTTACCACTGCCAGATTGTGGAGGGTGACCTCGCGGTCAAACTTCGGCGTGACATGAAACGCCCGCATGCAGGCATCGGTCATATCCAGATCGCGGGCGTGCCGGAGCGGCATGAACCGGACCTGGGCGAACTGAATTATCCGTACCTGTTCGACCTGATCGATTCGCTCGGCTACGAGGGCTGGATCGGCTGTGAATACCGGCCGAAAGCGGCGACGTCCGATGGGCTTGGCTGGATCAAACCTTATCTGCAACGTGCGTGAGGGCGACATGAATATTCTCATTACCGGCGGCGCCGGCTTTCTCGGACAACGGCTCGCGCGCCGTCTTCTCGAACGCGGCACGCTGATGGGCAAGACGATCACCGGACTTACACTGCTGGACGTTGTGCGTCCGCCGGATCTGGGCGACAAGCGCGTGCGACCCGAGACCGGCGATATTGCGGATCGCAGCGTGCTCGAGCGGTGCATTGGTGCGGACACCCACGCGATCTTTCATCTCGCCGCGATCGTGAGCGGCCAGGCCGAAGCGGATTTCGAACTGGGCATGCGCATTAATCTTGATGCATCGCGCCTGCTGCTCGATGTGTGCCGCTCGCTCGGCCATGCACCGCGGGTGTTGTTCACCAGTTCGGTCGCGGTGTATGGGGGCACGCTACCCGAGGTCGTTCGCGACGATACCGCGTTGAATCCGAAGTCATCGTATGGAACGCAAAAAGCGATCGCTGAGTTGCTCCTGTGCGACTACTCGCGACGCGGTTTCGTCGATGGCCGCGTGCTGCGCCTGCCGACCATCAGCGTGCGTCCAGGGCGGCCGAATGCGGCGGCATCGTCATTTGCAAGCGGCATCATTCGCGAGCCCTTGAATGGCGAGCGCTCGGTGTGTCCGGTCGGCGGCGACGTGCGTTTGTGGTTGCTGTCGCCGAAGCAGGCGATTGAGTCGCTGATCGCCGGTTGCGAGCTTGAACAGGCCGAGCTTGGCACATGGCCGGTCGTCAACATGCCGGGACTTTCGGTCAGCGTGACGGAAATGGTCGATGCGTTGAAAGAAGTCGCTGGAGAAAAAGTGGCTGCGCTGATCGACTGGCAACCGGACCCGAAGATCGAAAAGATTGTCGGAAGCTGGCCGGGTGCATGGGAGACGGAACGAGGCGAAAAGCTGGGACTGTCGGCCGATCACAACTTCAGCGACGTTATTCGCGCCTTCATTGAAGAGAGCAAATCCGCTGGCGCTTGAATGCTCACGACGCTCACGACCTTACGATGACGCTCAAGCGTTCAGAGCGGGCGCTGGATAGCGCCCGCTAAAGTTCCAGCCGATACCCCACGCCGTACACCGAAACAATCGGCTCGCTGTCAGGGCGCACGACCTGGAGTTTGCGGCGCAGGTTTTTGATGTGACTGTCGATGGTGCGATCGGTCACGACCCGGTGATCGTCGTAAAGCTGATTGAGCAGGTAATCACGCGGGAAGATCCTGCCCGGTGATTTCATTAGTAATGCCAACATACGCAACTCGACCGGCGTCAACTTCAGTTCCTCGCCGTCGAGCCGTGCGCTATGAAATTCCTGGTCCACCTCAAGGCCCGTTGCAACGAGGACCGCTGTTGCTGCCGGCGGGGCCGCACGTCTCAGGATGGCCTTTACCCGCGCGACCACCTCGCGCGGACTGAAGGGCTTGCAGACGTAATCATCGGCTCCAATTTCGAGGCCGCGCAGACGATCGGCCTCATCTACGCGAGCCGTCAGGATGATCACCGGAAGCGTTGAGAACTGCCGCACCTCGCGGCATATATCCATTCCGTTGCGCCCGGGCAGCATCAGGTCGAGCAGCATCAGCGCGGGCGGGGTGGTGCGAATGAACGGAATCACCTCGGCGCCGTCGCTGATCCACGTCGTTTCGAATCCTTCGATATGCAGATAGTCCGCCATGACCGCCGCCAGCTTCGGCTCATCCTCGACGATCAGGATTCGAACGCCGCGTCGCTCGGTACTCATGCCACGCCTCCTTCCGGTTCAAAATAGGCTGTTATCCAGACCCCGCCAAGCGGTGATGGCCGAGCAATCGTGGTCCCGCCGTGCGCGGTCACAATGGCGCGGCATAGTGCAAGCCCGAGGCCCGCGCCACCGCTCTGGCGACTACGTGATTCATCGACTCTATACAAGCGTTCGAACAGATGCGGCAACGCTTCGGCAGGTACGCCCGGCAGAGAATCCTGAATATCGAGTTGCCAGCCGCGAGGGCCAACGGTCACCGAGACGCATACGCTTCCGCCCGGATCGGTGTAACGCAACGAATTGAGCAGCAGGTTCTTAAGCAACTGCACAAAGCGCGCGGGATCGACCTGGAAGATCATGCCGGCTGCGCCATTAGGTGACGCTTGCTGCGACTCTTGCGCCGACGGCTCCGGCAGCGTCAGGCTCAATGCGATCTGTTTGGCCCTGAATGACTCCCGCATTGCTTCGACCGATGCGCGCACCAACTGTCCGATGTCGGCCGGCACCTTCCGGTAGCTCAACGCACCGACATCGCTCAGCGATAACTCGTACAGGTCTTCGATCAATTTGTTCAGCATGGCGACTTCGGTTTGCAGCGAGGCCAGCGAATGGTGATCGAATGCATGTACGCCGTCTTCGATCGCTTCCAGTTCGCTGCGCAATACCGCCAGGGGCGTGCGCAGCTCGTGCGAAATATCGGCGATGAAATCCCGGCGCGAGCGTTCCGCGCGCTGGAGCGAGTCCGCGAGCACATTGAAGTCACCCGCAAGCCGGTCCAGTTCATCCCGGCGTCCGGCGGCGACCCGCGTGGTGTAGTCGCCGCCCGCGAGCCGGTGAGTGGCGATCATCAGGCGCTTGACCGGTGCCAGCACGATCCGCGCAAGCAGCATGGCAACCAGTGCAGCCACGATCACGGCCACGCCAGCGATCTCCCAGGTCGCGCGCGCCTGCTGGGCCTGGAACGCGATATCGGCGGCATCGGAGAGTGTATTGGGCGCGTTGGCCGCGACCCAGCCGACTATCTTGCCGTTGTAGACCACCGGCTTGAGGGCGGCGTCGGGCGGTGGCTCGGCATCAGTCGTGGCGACCAGCTCATGATTGGTGTCGTAGAGCGTGGCAGGCTGGGGATTGCCACGTCCGGCGCGTCCCATCAGCGGGCGCGGAGGACGCTCGTAGGACGGTTCATCGTACGTCACGTCTCGTCCGGCGCTGCGGTCGCGGTTTGCCGCCACGCCCGAGTCGGCGAATGCGGGCGCGGGCAGGCGCATGCCCCAATGTGAACCCTCTTCGTTGCCAGAGAGCGGCCCGAGCATTTGTTGCACGCTTGCGCTGCCGGGGAAGGTGCGCCAACTTGGCAGCTTGTTTGTCTGCGCCTCGACCATCTCCTGCCTGAGAGCCTGATCATGCGCGGCGTCGAGCAGCGTTATCCATTCTTCGGGATGCTGGCGCAGGAAATCCCAGCTGCCGTGAGCGGCGTATTCGGCCGTCACCTTGGCCATGACGGCGTTCAGCCGCCCGGCGTCGCGCGCGCGGACGTAATGCAGGAAGCCGTTCTCGAAGCTCAGGCGCAGCGCGTATCCCATCGTGAGGGAAATCGTCAGGCAGGCGATCAGCACCGCGAGGAACATCTTCCACGTAATCCCGAAGCGAATCTTGCCCGCCCGCGCGCGGGAGCGGGTTCCAAGTGCTTTCAAAATGTTACCGGAGCGGCGGCGAGGCGTCTGGGCGCTGGATGAGCCCGTAGTAGAGCTCGCAGGTGAGCCTGCCTGGGCGCCGAGTGGTTCGCTATGTGTTTCGCTGTGCATTCGCGGATTCTAGTGGAAACGGGGGAGCCGTCTCACGTTCGCGGGACGTTCCCGCGCAACCTCCACGATTTCTCCTTCTTTTGTTCATTGTCAGTGCGTGATGCCTGACTAGTATTCGATCCTGCCAATGGGGTCATTCAACCCGATCCACTTAATTGCCGATTCAGCTGCCAATTTAACTGCCGATTCAATGTCGATTCTGGAGAGAACACATGCACACCGCGTCGAGCGTTCAGCACACCCCATCGAAGGTCTTCGGACGCATCGCGTCGCCGTCTTGTGACAACGGTAATCGGCGCGCGGCGAAGGCACCCGAGGCCACCTCGGCGAGCGCTGCGCAACGAGTCATCAAGCTGCGTGGCGCACGGGTGTCAGAAGCGCTGCCGCGGCCGTGGGGCGAGTGCTGCAGGATTGTGGAATGGGTCAATCGCGAAGGGCAATATTCGTGTCTCGCGGTGCCGGGCGACGCATCGGAAGATGAAATTCGACATCGCATGCGCTCGCACAGGAACGGTCCGCAGTACCTCGTGACGGACGACCGTGAGTTGCCGGCGAAGGTGGTGTTGCCGCGGGCATAACGACATGTCGAAAAGCGAGCGTTGCATGGTCCCGATGTTGCATGGTCCCGATCGTTAGCGCTTATGGTACCGCTCAGGAAATCCTCAAGAAGCGCTTTAGGAAACACAGATGAAAACACGCATCTTTTTTGTCGAGGCCAATCCGGCTATCCACGGGAATCTTCGCGATGTCCTGGAAAGCCGCTACATGGACGTCCACACGCTCAGCGGCGGCAGCGCGTTGATCGGGCGCATGGAGCACGACGTCCCGGCGCTGATCGTGTTGCGGGACGGCTTGCCCGACATGAAGGCGTCGGCCGTCCTGCGGGCGCTCCAACAGGCCGGCCATGACACGCCGGTAATCGTGATCGGCGACGCGGTGAACACGCTCGACTCGGTGGAACTGATCGTATGCCTCGAACTGGGCGCCGATGATTACGTCAGGATGCCTTGCAATCCACGCGAGCTGCTGTCGCGGGTCGAGAACGTGCTGCGCCGCGCACCGCACAAATCCCAGATGCCAGCGAATACGATGGGACGATGCGACATCGGCGATTTTGTCCTCGATTTCCGGGCCCGCATGCTGACTCGCCATGGCGCGCCCGTTGCCCTCCATTCGAGCACGTTCGCGTTGCTGCGCCTCTTCGCGGAACATCCGCTGGAGGTGCTGTCCCGACGGATCATCGCCGACAAATTGCGCGGCGCCGGCGAAGGGCATTGCGACCGTTCGCTGGATGTGCTGGTCTGCCGGTTGCGGCGGATTGTCGAACCTGACCCTTCGACGCCTCGCCTGATCCAGACCATTCGCGGGCGCGGTTATGTCTTCACCCCGTCCGGGATGAGCGCCGCTCCCCCGTATTACGACGAACTCGATGTCATGCCGCCGGCACAAGCGTGGAAGCGGGCCTCTGCGGTGAACAGCTACGCGTAGGCGCTGCGCTGTCCATACCCTCTAACCACTCCCTCTAGCCGTGCGGACGCGCTGCCTGCCGGGTCAGCCGTGCGAATGCCGCAAGCACGCGGTTGCACGTCAGCGTTTGCCGCCATAGTTTCTCTTTCAGAAACGCGGTCGGCACCCACTGCCACGGCAACACCACATCGACAATGCCCCACGCGGGCCGCCAACGCTCGGCCACCCGGCGACGCCGGAACAGGCTCAGACTCGGAACGCCGAGATTCGAGGCGAGATGGCCAATGCCCGAGTCGTTGCCGATAAACCAGCCCGACTCGTACACGCAGCAGGCAAGCTCGTGCAGGTTCGCAAAATGGGGGGCCGGAATATCCAACGTCGCAAGATTGCTCCAGCGTTCGCGCTCATGCGGCGCGATCACGAACTGCACGTCATAACCGCGCTTGCGCAAGCGCTGGGCAAGCCTCACGAAGCGCTGCGAGAGCCAGCGTTTGTCCTCGGTGCTGGCCTCGGGGTGAATCATCACGCGCTTGGCATTCCTGCGATGCACGAGGCGCGCAGGCGCTGTCATACCGTTATCCAGCACCGGCGCACTCAACGCCAGATCGTCCCGGCAGAAGTCAGCAAAGCGCTGCGCCATGCAACCCGGGCGGTCGCCGAATTCGACGTCGTGCAACGTGACCACGTGAGGATGGACATCGACGAGATCGCGCAGCGGCTGGTTCCATTGCATCTGGAAGACCGTGTCGTACTGAGCGAACTCGGTGGCGAGGTTGTCCTGCGGCAGTGCCAGGATAGTGACGCCGGGAAACCAGTGCCGAAGCGCATGCGCGGGCGTGCCGAACACGGTGACGTCAATGCCGTTATCAATCAGGTTCCTGACGATCACCATTGACACCAATGTGTCGCCTATCGCGTTGGACGTCACGAACGCGACCCGGCCGAACGGGGCAAGCGCACGCGCCGAGGGACTGGTGCGGTTATTCATACGTAGATGCGTTCATGCGTAAATGCAAGCGTTCATGCGTTGGCCGTGAGTGCGCGTAGCCGGTCGAATGCCTCAGACACCTTGTTGACCGACAGCATGTATTTCCAGTAACGCTCCTTGAGCCACCCGGTCGGCAGATACGCGCTGCCGATCAGCACCTGACCCACACCCCAGCCGGGGCGCCATGTGCGAGCGGTGCCGCGGCGCATGAAGAGCGATAGCGTGGGGATCTGGAGGCTCGACGCAAGGTGGCCCACACCCGAATCGTTGCCGATGAACCAGCCGGACTCGTAGAGCCACCCGGCGACCTGATCGAGCGGTCCGAGATCGGTGAGCGTGAGCCCGAACTGTTCAATATGCGTCCAGTGCGCGCGTTCCTCGGGCGCTACGACGAATTGCGGGTCAAACCCGCTGTCCCGCAGCTTGATCGCAAGACCGATGAAGCGTGACGCCAACCAGCATTTGTCGGTCGTGCTTGCCATGGGGTGGATCGCGACGCGCAGCGAGCGCTGGCGATGCGTCAGGCCGGGCAGGGGCGTGATGCCGTTGCCCTTGTCGACGAGGGTCAGGCGCAGGTCGTCGCGGCAGAAGCGGGTCAGGCGTTCGGCCATCGACTCCGTCGAATTGGCGCTGCACAAATGGGCCAGGATCATGACCTTGGGATGCAGCCGTTCAAGGTTCACAAACGGTTTGTTGGCGTGGAGCTGGATCACGGTGTCGAAGCGGGAGAGTTTTTCCGCGCAGTCGTCCGGTTTCAGTTCAGGTTCAATATCCATGCCGGGAAACCAGCTCCGCATGTTATTGATTTGCTGGCCGAACACAGTGACCGACACACCATTCAATCTGAGATTGCGTGCAACGGTCATCATCAGCAGCGAATCGCCGAGCGCCGACGAGAGGATCAATGCCACACTCGATAGTGGCTGGGTTGCGTGCGGCATACATGCTTCCGGCAAGGCACTCCGCTGTCGGGGGAGCGCTTTCCGCTCAGGATGGATCCCCGAGCCGGAGGCAGTCTAAGATCACATTCCATTACGTGGGTTACGACACAACTTACCAAGGCTTAGGAAGCAGGATATTTCGCGGCAAAGACTAACCGCGCCGTATGGATTGTCCCGTGCCAATGGCGAGCCCGATCATGCGATAACCACGTGACCACCGTGTGTCGGATGTGCATCTGATCGTCGTTTCAGGCGTAGCCGCTACCGCTTGCGTCCACGGAGTCAAGCCTGCCGAGGCGTACTTTGAGAAGGCGTCCCGACCACGGCGCGCTGGTGAGCGATTCCAGTGATTGCAAGTGCCGGTCGCTGGTGACATACAGCGCGGGGCCGTTTGCTTCGGCAACAAAAGCGAGGCCCGTCGGCGCGGCTACAGGCAGGCTGACCAGCCTGTCTACGCTGCCGTCGCCGGTGAACCGCACGACGCTCCAGCCGTCTTTGAGCGTGGTCCAGAGACCGCCGCAGTTGTCGAGGGCGACGCCTGACAAGCGTCCCGATCCCTTGGGCATTGATGCTAGCCGCCGCACGATCGATGCGCCTTTCTGCAACACGAACACGGTTCCGGAATCGGGCGCAACTGCGTAGGCCGTCACGCTGTCGCTGGCCCAGGTCATCGCTTCAATGCGCTCGCCGAAATGCCAATGTGACCTGAAACGGCCATCCTCGCCGATCACGCCCAACTGACAGTCCGTTGTGGCTTCGTTCCAGTACGCGGCCCACGAGCACCCATCCGGAGCCGTGCAAAGTGCCTTCACCGCAGGGTCGTTCCACGCCGACATGTCGGCGATCTTCACGAGCTCTCCGTTCGCGCCCAGCCGGGAGTGCGAGGCGCCATGCACCACGATCATTCCATCGCCGTAGAGCTGCATGGCGGTGATCGGTGCATCGAGCCGGGCGACGATGCGGTCCGTCTTGCCATTGAAGCAATGCACCGCGGGCGCGAGCGTATCGGCCCAGTAGAGACAGTTCGATGTCTGCGACCACACGGGAAACGCGCCGTGGAATGCCCAGGCTTCGCTGACGGGCTCGACCTCTTCCGCGCCCGGCTGATGTTTGCTCACGGCGAGTTGCGAGCCTACCCGACGCGCCGCTTCGGCGAGTTCCGGGCCGAGCAGTTCAAGCCGTGCAAGGCTCAGCCGGTACGCTGGCCCGGCGACGCTCAGCGCGCC
This window of the Caballeronia sp. SBC1 genome carries:
- a CDS encoding aldolase → MATNENRIREEICETGASLYERRYTVGTAGNISARLDDGWLITPTDACLGRLDPADIAKVDASGNHVSGGKPSKTLALHRKIYENNSYTHGIVHTHSTHLVALTLTDIWRRDDVLPPITPYYVMKVGHVPLIAYRRPGDPIVAEQVAALASKVRAVLLERLGPVVWEKSVSHASYVLEELEETARLWLLARSTNAPLPEPLDETDIDDLRKTFNARW
- the otnI gene encoding 2-oxo-tetronate isomerase; this encodes MPRFAANLTMMYTEHAFLDRFAAAAKDGFKAVEFLFPYDFAAAEIKARLGEHGLTQALFNAPPGDWAAGERGIASLPGREEEFARALDKALEYTAVLGNETLHVMAGLITPEQSREKHRAVYLKSLELAANAARAAGITIVIEPINTRDIPGFFLNRQDEAQAICEEIGAPNLKVQFDCYHCQIVEGDLAVKLRRDMKRPHAGIGHIQIAGVPERHEPDLGELNYPYLFDLIDSLGYEGWIGCEYRPKAATSDGLGWIKPYLQRA
- the denD gene encoding D-erythronate dehydrogenase: MNILITGGAGFLGQRLARRLLERGTLMGKTITGLTLLDVVRPPDLGDKRVRPETGDIADRSVLERCIGADTHAIFHLAAIVSGQAEADFELGMRINLDASRLLLDVCRSLGHAPRVLFTSSVAVYGGTLPEVVRDDTALNPKSSYGTQKAIAELLLCDYSRRGFVDGRVLRLPTISVRPGRPNAAASSFASGIIREPLNGERSVCPVGGDVRLWLLSPKQAIESLIAGCELEQAELGTWPVVNMPGLSVSVTEMVDALKEVAGEKVAALIDWQPDPKIEKIVGSWPGAWETERGEKLGLSADHNFSDVIRAFIEESKSAGA
- a CDS encoding response regulator produces the protein MSTERRGVRILIVEDEPKLAAVMADYLHIEGFETTWISDGAEVIPFIRTTPPALMLLDLMLPGRNGMDICREVRQFSTLPVIILTARVDEADRLRGLEIGADDYVCKPFSPREVVARVKAILRRAAPPAATAVLVATGLEVDQEFHSARLDGEELKLTPVELRMLALLMKSPGRIFPRDYLLNQLYDDHRVVTDRTIDSHIKNLRRKLQVVRPDSEPIVSVYGVGYRLEL
- a CDS encoding ATP-binding protein, encoding MKALGTRSRARAGKIRFGITWKMFLAVLIACLTISLTMGYALRLSFENGFLHYVRARDAGRLNAVMAKVTAEYAAHGSWDFLRQHPEEWITLLDAAHDQALRQEMVEAQTNKLPSWRTFPGSASVQQMLGPLSGNEEGSHWGMRLPAPAFADSGVAANRDRSAGRDVTYDEPSYERPPRPLMGRAGRGNPQPATLYDTNHELVATTDAEPPPDAALKPVVYNGKIVGWVAANAPNTLSDAADIAFQAQQARATWEIAGVAVIVAALVAMLLARIVLAPVKRLMIATHRLAGGDYTTRVAAGRRDELDRLAGDFNVLADSLQRAERSRRDFIADISHELRTPLAVLRSELEAIEDGVHAFDHHSLASLQTEVAMLNKLIEDLYELSLSDVGALSYRKVPADIGQLVRASVEAMRESFRAKQIALSLTLPEPSAQESQQASPNGAAGMIFQVDPARFVQLLKNLLLNSLRYTDPGGSVCVSVTVGPRGWQLDIQDSLPGVPAEALPHLFERLYRVDESRSRQSGGAGLGLALCRAIVTAHGGTTIARPSPLGGVWITAYFEPEGGVA
- a CDS encoding DUF2866 domain-containing protein, with translation MHTASSVQHTPSKVFGRIASPSCDNGNRRAAKAPEATSASAAQRVIKLRGARVSEALPRPWGECCRIVEWVNREGQYSCLAVPGDASEDEIRHRMRSHRNGPQYLVTDDRELPAKVVLPRA
- a CDS encoding winged helix-turn-helix domain-containing protein, whose translation is MKTRIFFVEANPAIHGNLRDVLESRYMDVHTLSGGSALIGRMEHDVPALIVLRDGLPDMKASAVLRALQQAGHDTPVIVIGDAVNTLDSVELIVCLELGADDYVRMPCNPRELLSRVENVLRRAPHKSQMPANTMGRCDIGDFVLDFRARMLTRHGAPVALHSSTFALLRLFAEHPLEVLSRRIIADKLRGAGEGHCDRSLDVLVCRLRRIVEPDPSTPRLIQTIRGRGYVFTPSGMSAAPPYYDELDVMPPAQAWKRASAVNSYA
- a CDS encoding glycosyltransferase family 9 protein, with the protein product MNNRTSPSARALAPFGRVAFVTSNAIGDTLVSMVIVRNLIDNGIDVTVFGTPAHALRHWFPGVTILALPQDNLATEFAQYDTVFQMQWNQPLRDLVDVHPHVVTLHDVEFGDRPGCMAQRFADFCRDDLALSAPVLDNGMTAPARLVHRRNAKRVMIHPEASTEDKRWLSQRFVRLAQRLRKRGYDVQFVIAPHERERWSNLATLDIPAPHFANLHELACCVYESGWFIGNDSGIGHLASNLGVPSLSLFRRRRVAERWRPAWGIVDVVLPWQWVPTAFLKEKLWRQTLTCNRVLAAFARLTRQAARPHG
- a CDS encoding glycosyltransferase family 9 protein, translating into MPHATQPLSSVALILSSALGDSLLMMTVARNLRLNGVSVTVFGQQINNMRSWFPGMDIEPELKPDDCAEKLSRFDTVIQLHANKPFVNLERLHPKVMILAHLCSANSTESMAERLTRFCRDDLRLTLVDKGNGITPLPGLTHRQRSLRVAIHPMASTTDKCWLASRFIGLAIKLRDSGFDPQFVVAPEERAHWTHIEQFGLTLTDLGPLDQVAGWLYESGWFIGNDSGVGHLASSLQIPTLSLFMRRGTARTWRPGWGVGQVLIGSAYLPTGWLKERYWKYMLSVNKVSEAFDRLRALTANA
- a CDS encoding IclR family transcriptional regulator C-terminal domain-containing protein; its protein translation is MAIGEGTASLDKALGVLDLIGAAPDGMSNAELLDTAGLPKTTLYRILATLVERGLVRRDQVRRVYRLGFRYLELVRNAYLMPDLVAAASAELRSLRDLTGETSYLAVLDGGAVLSLERCDGAHSQRSAAALGQSKPLHCTGQGKAILSRLPKDECEALVRSISLDPLTPRTITDRRRLQIELGITAARGYAIDDEEIVLGVRCVAAPIIDSAGQVRGALSVAGPAYRLSLARLELLGPELAEAARRVGSQLAVSKHQPGAEEVEPVSEAWAFHGAFPVWSQTSNCLYWADTLAPAVHCFNGKTDRIVARLDAPITAMQLYGDGMIVVHGASHSRLGANGELVKIADMSAWNDPAVKALCTAPDGCSWAAYWNEATTDCQLGVIGEDGRFRSHWHFGERIEAMTWASDSVTAYAVAPDSGTVFVLQKGASIVRRLASMPKGSGRLSGVALDNCGGLWTTLKDGWSVVRFTGDGSVDRLVSLPVAAPTGLAFVAEANGPALYVTSDRHLQSLESLTSAPWSGRLLKVRLGRLDSVDASGSGYA